A genomic window from Quercus lobata isolate SW786 chromosome 10, ValleyOak3.0 Primary Assembly, whole genome shotgun sequence includes:
- the LOC115964343 gene encoding bidirectional sugar transporter SWEET5: INCSPTFIKIHKAKAVESFKPDPYVTAVLSCAMWCFYGMPFVHPDSLLVITINGFGFIIEIIYITIFFFYSPWSKRRKIIIALVIETIFFVLVVVLTLKLFHVTKDRSTIVGVLSIILNILMYASSLTVMGRVIRTKSVKYMRFFISLAYFCNGVIWVIYAILKFDVFILVPNSCGAVLGLMQLILYASYYKSTQWDSTLRELC, encoded by the exons ATAAATTGCAGCCCAACATTTATCAAAATACACAAGGCAAAAGCAGTGGAAAGCTTTAAGCCTGATCCTTATGTAACAGCAGTACTCAGTTGCGCAATGTGGTGTTTCTATGGAATGCCCTTCGTCCATCCAGATAGCCTTCTTGTCATTACAATCAATGGCTTTGGGTTCATAATCGAAATCATCTATatcaccatcttcttcttctactctccCTGGTCAAAGCGt CGGAAGATCATCATTGCTCTTGTGATTGAAACCATCTTCTTTGTCCTCGTAGTTGTTCTTACCCTGAAACTTTTCCATGTAACAAAAGATAGATCCACCATTGTCGGGGTATTGAGCATTATCCTCAATATATTAATGTATGCTTCATCCCTAACTGTCATG GGTAGGGTAATTAGAACAAAGAGTGTGAAGTACATGCGATTCTTTATCTCACTCGCCTACTTCTGCAATGGAGTAATTTGGGTGATCTATGCGATCCTCAAATTCGATGTCTTCATCTTG GTTCCCAATAGCTGTGGAGCGGTTCTAGGTTTGATGCAGCTCATTTTATATGCAAGCTACTACAAGTCGACCCAATGGGACTCAACACTACGTGAGCTTTGTTAG